A window from Citrobacter amalonaticus encodes these proteins:
- a CDS encoding autoinducer 2 ABC transporter substrate-binding protein: MKFKLALLSATLVSACMLSGPSFAAEKYEIAVVAKVTGIPWFNRMETGVNEAAKKLDVNAYQTGPSTPDPAQQVKVIEDLIAKNVNAIIVVPNDAKVLEPVLKKARDKGIVVLTHESPDQQIGQWDIETIDSEKYAQANVDELAKDMGGKGGYAIYVGSLTVPLHNAWADYAIKYQKEKYPEMFEVTTRLPVAESIDKSYSTTLDLMKTYPQMKGIIGFGSLGPIGAGQAVQKKRAKDKIAVVGIAMPAQAAPYLMRGDIKKAMLWDPKDAGYALVTVADQLLQGKEVTPDLTIEGLGKADVDMEKKVIRFNKILEVTKDNAQSLGF, encoded by the coding sequence ATGAAATTCAAACTCGCATTACTCAGTGCAACCCTGGTTTCTGCATGCATGTTGTCCGGCCCGTCCTTTGCGGCAGAAAAATATGAAATCGCTGTGGTTGCTAAAGTCACCGGTATTCCGTGGTTTAACCGCATGGAAACCGGCGTGAATGAAGCCGCGAAGAAACTGGATGTGAATGCTTACCAGACTGGCCCTTCCACACCGGATCCGGCTCAGCAGGTAAAAGTGATTGAAGATCTCATTGCCAAGAACGTTAACGCGATCATTGTGGTACCTAATGACGCCAAGGTGCTTGAGCCCGTGCTTAAAAAAGCGCGCGATAAGGGTATTGTCGTCCTGACTCACGAATCGCCAGATCAGCAAATCGGCCAGTGGGATATCGAAACGATCGACAGCGAGAAGTACGCGCAGGCTAACGTTGACGAGCTGGCGAAGGATATGGGCGGTAAAGGCGGCTATGCCATTTACGTCGGCTCGCTGACCGTGCCGTTGCACAACGCCTGGGCCGATTACGCCATCAAGTACCAGAAAGAAAAATACCCGGAGATGTTTGAAGTCACCACTCGTCTGCCGGTGGCTGAGAGCATCGACAAATCCTACTCCACGACGCTGGACCTGATGAAAACCTATCCGCAGATGAAGGGCATCATTGGCTTCGGTTCGCTGGGTCCGATTGGTGCCGGTCAGGCAGTACAGAAAAAACGCGCGAAAGATAAAATTGCCGTGGTGGGGATTGCAATGCCCGCACAGGCAGCGCCTTATCTGATGCGTGGCGACATCAAAAAAGCGATGCTGTGGGATCCAAAAGATGCCGGCTACGCGCTGGTGACCGTGGCAGATCAGTTGCTGCAGGGCAAAGAGGTCACGCCAGATCTGACCATTGAAGGATTAGGGAAAGCCGATGTCGACATGGAGAAGAAAGTGATCCGCTTTAACAAGATCCTCGAAGTCACCAAAGACAACGCGCAATCACTCGGTTTCTAA